In Ciconia boyciana chromosome 1, ASM3463844v1, whole genome shotgun sequence, the genomic stretch TGATGATAGGATGGTAGCTAAGCTTAGGATACTAGGAGATGCTTCGGGTCATGAATTATTTGTTTCCACTAGCAGCCATAATGTGTAatacacaaaagaaatgcaaggtgCTAAGCAAACAAAGTGCAAGAagttttcacttaatttttgaaaatacagttgtttTTGTGTATTTCCACTAAATTCTTGGGTGTTCTTCTGCTAAAGCTTTCTCAGCAacttgcaaaatacagaaacacttTTATTTGTGGTGATATAGTGCATAGAAGAAAAAGTCAACAACTTCCATTTCCTCTTTCGGATTTCAAGCCTGTGATACTTCTGAGGTAAAGAAGTCAGAAGGTTTTGAACTACTGATATGAAACTAACCATAACATATCACAGCCTCAAAAAGAAGGACTCAGTGTCTTCTATCCCCGCATAACAAGTCACTGAGTTGCCTGCTTGGTGTACTACCAACCCCCTGACAATCAGGGTAGTGGTTGTCTCAACCAGCCATCTAAAAGGGAGACATATAGTTAAAACTAATTGTCAAGGCATCTGGTTAACACTGAGTAATAGGTCTCCAGAGAATGATTCATATTCCCTGCCTCAgaggacattttaaaagatgggTTGAATTACTCCCTGGAGATGTGCTCTGGAGAGCGCCTACATGACTAGTTCACACTATCTGCCCAACTTTTAGATATTTAAAGTTATATAAAGCGCCACCCTAATACCAGAACATCACAAACAAAGTATTAGACAAGTGATAATGTCAGAAAAATGAACTATTCCAGAACATCAcaattaatgtgttttaaattgaaTTCCCTTACTAACAAACAGCAAATATGAAGAGTAAAACAGTGCAAAGCCAATAACCCCTCTGTCCATTCTCAGTAACAGTCACATTTCAGTATTAGTGCTGGCTAATTGGCTGTTTCTTGGCAACCTAGACTACAGTGCATTGTAGAAGTCCAATTCTTATACCACAGAGAGAAGTATGATCTTATTACACTGATTAGAGTGTAAAAAAGTCTGCAATTTGATCAAAGCAGACCACAGCTACAGTCAATATATAGTCAAGGACTATGCTCTGTTTCCATGCTAGGGTGGCATGCCATAATGACATcctatctgaaataaaatgtatttccttccATCCTCAGAATTCCTGAGTAAGATCAGCATCAGGCCAGTTTTTGAAGGATGTCTCCTATAATGATTTCAAAATAAGCACATGATAATAAACCTATGTGCAAAAACCTCTGAAACAGAAGTCTACAAACAATGATTGCTCTCTATGTCcgtacacaaacacacacagatacacatACTCATACACTAAGTTTTCCACAAAGGTAGGCTTGTCAGCTGTCATGCAGTGCTACACCTGCAATAAAGAAATCCCATCCGCAAGACACAATGTCCAAGATACACAATGTTCCCAGCAGGTGATCTGCCACCTTCCAAAGGCACCTACTTGCTTCCAGTTTTACTAGGCATTGGAAGAAACACTTTGATGAGGATTTGCCTTTTGAGAATCTATTGTCTTGCTACTGCTCCATGCTTCatcagtattttcagatttcacCTCTGCCTTATCCATCAGTACGGTGGATTTGGGAGGCTTGCAAATAAAGCAGAGCAACTTGAAACAGGACAGCAAACCTTCAGAAATGCTGGAtgagaaaagctttttgcaCGGGTGGCAGAACTGGTAGAACACCAACATGAAGAGGACAGCCATGCAGTAACCTATCAGGAGCTGCAAGACCAACAATGGGGCGCAGACATACAGGTAGATATCGGTTTTATAGATGTACCACATCAGCAGGAGGAATGCATTCTCAATGAATCGCAGCATGTAATACACAGTCAGTCGGTACCAATTTTGGGATTTGTTAATTAAGTCAGGATCATTGAGCTTCACCTGCACTGCTGACCAGCAGAACATGTTAATGCCAGCATACAAGAAGGTGAGAAGGCACAAGACGATGGTAGTGCCAACCCTGCTCAATGCCTTCTCTATGTTCTCAGGAAACGGGGACTTGCTTTGCCAGAAGAGAATCCATGGgtagaagaaaaaaccaaagaaattcaCTAGCACAACGGGGAGAGTCCAGATTTGAAGGACTGAACTGAAAAGGACCAACACTGTAACCCGCGTAGCAATCTCAAAGCTTCTCCACATGAATATGCAGAGGTAGGCGGCTGGTTTCACGCTGACATCATAATCATCATACTTAATCTTAATAGCCAGGATGTTGCAACGTAAGGCGCCATATACAATTGACAGGAGAGAAAGGACCATAAAAATACctacaaagagaaaacacaagtCAGGACCTTCAGCTTAGCAGAAGTTAAAGACATTGCATCAGAGTAGTGCAGATGTAGTTGTCTTCATGGCACTTATGGGGATTCCCAGTAGGCTGTAATGCCAAAAAAGCCATTCCTTGTATACAATTCCAGGTTCTTACTCTAACCCTGCCTGCTATTTTGGCCTCCATTTGTTACTTTTCCAAGtagctagaaagaaaaaaaggcacttgACAGTCACAGGtgtctctccctcctccccctgccccgggctgtTCATACACACACGGTCTTTGGTAATTATTCAGCTCAGTCATAAGAGTATCAAGTTGCTCTCAGGCTCCCACAGTATTCCACAAGGCACAGGGATGCTACTCCCCCCTCTGTACAGATGaagaactgcaaaacagaacCTGAAGTTTTGGAGTTAATTGGGCATGCAGGTACCTCAGTGCTTGTGAAGTTCAATGTCGAAGCAAATTGTCTAAGCTCACAGAAGAGCTGTGCGATGGAGCTCAAAATGGAAAGCCAAAGCAATTTAAACCCAGAACCATCTGCACTTTTTCTGCCTGTGTAGACAGGTATTTGCTCACCTGTCTACACTGTGTTTTCTTATACATCTATTTTCCTTATACATGTTATCTATATCATGCACTTAAAAACaacattccttttaaaaaggtCTTTAAATTCAGATCAACTTTCTATATCTCTCATCTACCCAGAATCCCTCAAGTGAAGGTTTCCCAGCATTTAAATTCTGCAGCAAGTGAAGGTGGAAGCTAGTTGTTACCTGGCCTCCCCTCCAGATGCAGTAGGGGCAAAGCTTTCTGGCACTGCATGAGGGAGTCTTGTCTTGCTACATTAAGTAGACACAGATGTATAAGAACCCTGGATGCATAGAGTAAGTATTCAAAGGGAAGTACCTTGATGTTCAGAAGTGCTAACTGACCACGGTTTTGTTAGCATTTGCATACTTTCTTCACAATTTTTACCAACATGCTGAACAGCTGATTTAGGGGACTAATTTTAGGCACCCCCAATCAATACTTCTAGTTTCAATCTTGGCATTTTGTCCACACAAGGAATGCTTCAAATGCAAATGAGCTAAGCACAGTAAAAATGATTCAGTTGTTTCTTTTAGAGTTTCAATGAAACTAACCA encodes the following:
- the XK gene encoding endoplasmic reticulum membrane adapter protein XK, with protein sequence MKFPGSVLVSLILFVAETAAALCLSGAYRAAGDRMWQWLTLLFALLPCALVQLSLVFIHRDVSRDRPLVLLLHLLQLGPLVRCVEVFYIYFRAGRVEEPYVSITKKKQMPKDGYSEEIEKEVGQAEGKLCTHRSAFSRASVIQAFLGSAPQLTLQLYICVLQQEITAARSIFMVLSLLSIVYGALRCNILAIKIKYDDYDVSVKPAAYLCIFMWRSFEIATRVTVLVLFSSVLQIWTLPVVLVNFFGFFFYPWILFWQSKSPFPENIEKALSRVGTTIVLCLLTFLYAGINMFCWSAVQVKLNDPDLINKSQNWYRLTVYYMLRFIENAFLLLMWYIYKTDIYLYVCAPLLVLQLLIGYCMAVLFMLVFYQFCHPCKKLFSSSISEGLLSCFKLLCFICKPPKSTVLMDKAEVKSENTDEAWSSSKTIDSQKANPHQSVSSNA